A genome region from Colwellia sp. Arc7-D includes the following:
- a CDS encoding VOC family protein, whose protein sequence is MMKLDCFSISLAVKDLQVSRDFYEKLGFSVFAGEISQRFLIMKNGTTNIGLFQGMFEGNILTFNPGWDHNAQALDDFTDARDLLAKVKAQGIEVSHQNVEGEQGPASFSFVDPDGNAILIDQHR, encoded by the coding sequence ATGATGAAGTTAGATTGTTTTTCAATTAGTTTGGCAGTGAAAGACTTACAAGTCTCACGAGACTTTTATGAAAAGTTAGGCTTTAGTGTCTTTGCTGGCGAAATATCACAGCGGTTTTTAATTATGAAAAACGGCACGACCAATATTGGCCTTTTTCAAGGTATGTTTGAAGGAAATATTTTAACCTTTAATCCGGGGTGGGATCATAATGCTCAAGCCCTTGATGATTTTACTGATGCTAGAGACTTGCTCGCCAAAGTGAAAGCACAAGGCATAGAGGTTAGTCATCAAAATGTTGAGGGTGAACAAGGGCCCGCGAGTTTTTCATTTGTAGACCCTGATGGTAATGCCATTCTTATTGATCAACATCGCTAA